The following coding sequences are from one Eptesicus fuscus isolate TK198812 chromosome 7, DD_ASM_mEF_20220401, whole genome shotgun sequence window:
- the LOC129149773 gene encoding lysozyme C yields the protein MKALLTLGLLLLSVAVQAKVYERCELARTLKRLGLDGYRGVSLANWMCLAKWESSYNTRATNYNPGDRSTDYGIFQINSRYWCNDGKTPRSVNACGISCSVLLQDDITQAVTCAKRVVRDPQGIRAWVAWRNRCQNQDVSQYTRGCGV from the exons ATGAAGGCTCTCTTGACTCTGGggcttctcctcctctctgtcgCTGTCCAGGCCAAGGTCTATGAGAGGTGTGAGCTGGCCAGAACCTTGAAAAGACTTGGACTGGATGGCTACAGGGGAGTGAGCCTGGCAAACT GGATGTGTTTGGCCAAATGGGAAAGTAGTTACAACACACGAGCTACAAACTACAATCCTGGAGACAGAAGCACTGATTATGGGATATTTCAGATCAATAGCCGCTACTGGTGTAATGATGGCAAAACCCCAAGATCAGTTAACGCCTGTGGTATATCCTGCAGCG TTTTGCTTCAAGATGACATCACTCAGGCTGTAACCTGTGCAAAGAGGGTTGTCAGGGATCCACAAGGCATCAGAGCATG GGTGGCTTGGAGAAATCGTTGTCAAAACCAAGATGTCAGTCAGTATACCCGAGGCTGTGGAGTGTAA